Proteins encoded together in one Chitinophaga varians window:
- a CDS encoding RNA polymerase sigma-70 factor: protein MREDGLYKQFRLGFEKFYNPLCIYANSFVKEPSVCEDIVQEVFIRIWETRKDLVQSDNLRFYLFTAVRNNCLTHLNREQRMTVYSLSDIDLEDDDTVDIMPSVDDTLNYHALLGQGIEQLPPKCKEVFLLCRLGELSNQQAADSLGISVKTVNNQLWKALKMLRAFVKNTGMGLLFFL, encoded by the coding sequence GTGCGTGAAGACGGTCTCTATAAACAGTTTCGGCTGGGATTCGAAAAATTTTATAACCCGCTTTGCATCTACGCCAATAGTTTCGTAAAGGAACCAAGCGTCTGCGAAGACATTGTACAGGAAGTGTTTATCAGGATCTGGGAAACACGGAAAGACCTGGTACAGTCCGACAACCTGAGGTTTTATCTGTTTACGGCTGTACGTAATAATTGCCTTACTCATCTCAACAGAGAGCAACGGATGACCGTATACAGTCTTTCAGACATTGATCTGGAAGATGATGATACCGTTGATATCATGCCTTCTGTTGATGATACATTGAACTACCACGCCTTGCTGGGGCAGGGAATAGAACAACTTCCTCCCAAATGCAAAGAGGTGTTTCTGCTTTGTCGCCTGGGGGAACTGAGCAATCAACAGGCGGCCGACAGCCTCGGTATTTCTGTTAAAACAGTCAACAACCAATTATGGAAAGCATTAAAGATGCTCAGGGCTTTTGTGAAGAATACAGGTATGGGGCTGTTATTTTTTTTATGA
- a CDS encoding putative quinol monooxygenase — protein MNRTRTFLWQLACLTLSIPAFSRPLNNPDKQASEGRTIPAANKLYTMNTATEKFVIAKLYIRPESAAAFSQALETLAILTRKETGCMEYTWYPEPTEPGAFTLIEHYRDQAGLKYHFAQPYLAEFIKKLEGWKSKDLKVYFLSSEPDALKEDK, from the coding sequence ATGAACCGCACCAGGACTTTCCTTTGGCAGCTTGCCTGCCTGACATTGTCAATTCCCGCCTTCAGCCGTCCGTTGAACAATCCGGACAAACAAGCATCTGAAGGCAGGACCATACCGGCTGCCAACAAATTATACACGATGAATACCGCTACAGAAAAATTCGTTATCGCTAAACTGTATATCCGGCCTGAATCAGCCGCTGCATTCAGCCAGGCACTGGAAACACTGGCCATATTAACCAGGAAGGAAACAGGTTGTATGGAATATACCTGGTATCCTGAACCAACGGAGCCGGGTGCATTTACATTGATTGAACATTACCGCGACCAGGCCGGCCTTAAATATCATTTCGCACAGCCTTACCTGGCTGAATTCATAAAAAAACTGGAAGGATGGAAATCAAAGGACCTGAAGGTCTATTTTCTCTCCTCCGAACCTGATGCACTGAAAGAGGACAAGTAG
- a CDS encoding helix-turn-helix domain-containing protein: protein MDALLKKTSYLPPLPLRPYIDRFWTCEGTTPAYATPTMAMGTGAEMIFQLKAPMTLVSKDNVFNTPPLQAIYCIRHQHYKTMVNHEHFFIAVRFKAGAVRHFCPAAVADVVECFPDINVLYGDEGKRLTEKLRHNAGLPQQLALISDFLLGLLGKYHRPQLLVDEAVKRLYYDRDIPDLVSFSASLGSSYRQFERLFTHYMGVTPKSFIQTARLNNTLKYLLFRQISDYLPVAFDFGYYDQSHFIKACRKFFGDKPRAILSPASHDQHFYLSSFSASGSEERK from the coding sequence ATGGATGCGCTGCTAAAAAAGACGTCTTATCTGCCACCTCTGCCGCTACGCCCGTACATTGACCGTTTCTGGACCTGTGAAGGCACCACCCCGGCTTATGCCACGCCCACCATGGCGATGGGCACCGGCGCGGAAATGATCTTCCAGCTGAAAGCACCGATGACACTGGTGTCCAAAGATAATGTCTTTAACACACCGCCTTTGCAGGCTATCTATTGTATCCGCCACCAGCATTACAAAACGATGGTCAACCATGAACATTTCTTTATCGCGGTCCGGTTTAAAGCCGGTGCTGTCAGGCATTTTTGTCCTGCTGCTGTAGCGGATGTGGTGGAGTGTTTTCCGGATATCAATGTGCTTTATGGAGATGAAGGCAAAAGGTTGACAGAAAAACTGCGCCATAATGCGGGTTTGCCGCAGCAGCTGGCGCTGATCAGCGACTTTCTGTTGGGACTTCTCGGTAAGTATCACCGGCCGCAGTTGCTGGTAGATGAGGCGGTAAAGCGGTTGTACTACGACCGCGACATCCCCGACCTGGTGTCTTTCAGTGCCAGCCTGGGAAGCAGCTATCGCCAGTTTGAACGGCTGTTTACCCATTATATGGGTGTGACGCCCAAATCATTTATACAGACAGCTCGACTAAACAATACGCTGAAATACCTGCTGTTCCGGCAGATCAGCGACTACCTTCCGGTCGCATTTGATTTCGGGTATTATGACCAGTCCCATTTTATAAAGGCCTGCAGGAAATTTTTCGGCGATAAGCCCCGTGCCATTTTATCTCCTGCAAGCCATGATCAACACTTCTACTTGTCCTCTTTCAGTGCATCAGGTTCGGAGGAGAGAAAATAG
- a CDS encoding GMC oxidoreductase: MADNKNTAAHFDAIVVGSGISGGWAAKELCEKGLKTLVLERGRNVEHVKDYPTANTPVWDFKYRGAVPKAVRDANPFISRAAGYDDSTAHFFVKDADHPYIQEKPFEWIRGYQVGGKSLTWGRACARWSEMDFTAPHRYGYGIEWPIGYKDIAPWYSHVEKFIGVCGNREGIDTMPDGEFLPAFELNCVEQHLKDVVAEKFNRHYVSGRWAQVTQPQDIHKEQHRQCLSRNLCMRGCPFGGYFSSNASTLPWAEKTGNLTIRPFSVVHSVIYDEQSGKATGVKVIDAQTKEEVIYHAKIIFLNASALNTNLILLNSISKRFPNGLGNDNGLLGKYICFHNYRAGMSGDFDGFEDKYYKVSKPAECIIPNFRNVYQQDTDFVGGYVIFSAAYREKRYDSPGIGAAFKEAVSQPGKWGAYMYMQGETIPKESNHVRLSKDQKDQWGIPLLITAVDYDENDDKMVKDFIEQGKAMLTAAGAKNITVTDNHQPPGLDIHEMGGVRMGKDPATSLLNEWNQLHHCKNVFVTDGACMTSTGNQSPSILYMSLTARAASYAVEQLKKGAL; the protein is encoded by the coding sequence ATGGCCGATAATAAAAATACAGCCGCACATTTTGATGCTATTGTGGTAGGCAGTGGTATCAGCGGAGGATGGGCAGCCAAGGAACTGTGTGAAAAAGGGCTCAAAACACTGGTGTTGGAGCGTGGCAGAAATGTAGAGCATGTAAAGGATTATCCTACTGCCAACACCCCGGTTTGGGATTTTAAATACCGTGGCGCGGTGCCAAAAGCGGTACGGGACGCCAATCCCTTCATCAGCAGGGCTGCCGGATATGACGACAGTACCGCCCACTTCTTCGTAAAAGACGCGGACCATCCTTACATCCAGGAGAAACCTTTTGAATGGATACGCGGGTACCAGGTAGGCGGGAAATCACTAACATGGGGAAGAGCGTGTGCCCGTTGGAGTGAGATGGACTTCACAGCTCCGCATCGCTATGGGTACGGAATTGAATGGCCCATTGGGTATAAAGACATCGCGCCGTGGTACAGCCATGTGGAGAAATTCATTGGTGTTTGCGGCAACAGGGAAGGGATAGATACCATGCCGGACGGTGAGTTCCTGCCAGCGTTTGAATTGAATTGCGTAGAGCAGCATTTGAAAGATGTGGTGGCCGAAAAGTTCAATCGTCATTATGTGTCCGGCAGATGGGCACAGGTGACACAGCCGCAGGATATCCATAAAGAACAACACCGGCAGTGCCTGAGCCGCAACCTTTGTATGCGCGGGTGCCCGTTTGGCGGCTACTTTAGCTCCAATGCCTCCACATTGCCATGGGCGGAAAAAACGGGTAATCTGACAATACGGCCTTTCTCCGTGGTACATTCAGTCATCTATGATGAGCAGTCCGGCAAAGCTACCGGCGTAAAGGTAATCGATGCGCAGACAAAAGAGGAGGTTATCTACCACGCAAAAATTATTTTCCTCAATGCATCGGCCTTAAATACCAATCTCATTTTACTGAATTCCATTTCCAAACGTTTTCCGAACGGATTGGGCAATGACAACGGGCTGCTGGGAAAATATATCTGTTTCCATAACTACAGGGCGGGCATGAGCGGAGACTTTGACGGTTTTGAGGATAAATATTACAAAGTGTCGAAACCAGCGGAATGTATTATCCCCAACTTCAGAAATGTTTATCAGCAGGATACTGATTTCGTAGGCGGATATGTGATTTTCAGCGCCGCCTACCGTGAGAAACGCTATGACTCTCCGGGGATAGGGGCCGCGTTTAAGGAAGCAGTCAGTCAGCCGGGGAAATGGGGCGCGTATATGTATATGCAGGGAGAAACCATTCCCAAAGAAAGTAACCATGTCCGGCTGAGCAAAGACCAAAAAGACCAATGGGGCATTCCTTTACTGATCACCGCAGTGGACTATGATGAGAACGATGATAAAATGGTAAAAGATTTTATTGAACAGGGAAAGGCAATGCTGACAGCTGCCGGCGCAAAGAACATTACGGTGACGGATAATCATCAGCCGCCGGGACTGGACATACACGAGATGGGAGGCGTACGCATGGGCAAAGATCCCGCTACTTCCCTGCTGAATGAATGGAACCAGCTGCATCATTGTAAGAATGTGTTTGTAACGGATGGTGCCTGCATGACCAGTACCGGCAACCAGAGCCCATCCATTCTGTATATGTCGTTAACCGCCAGGGCGGCTAGTTATGCGGTGGAGCAATTGAAAAAGGGAGCGTTGTGA
- a CDS encoding ROK family protein, giving the protein MEIIGIDLGGTNLRAGVVRDGVLQPVVSRPLKARGSRLEVTEQIFGIIDEMIDDDTTAIGIGVPGLVDPVSRILYDVVNIPAINETDLRGILEQRYRLPVKIENDANCFALGEYHFGVAQPYRSVVGLTIGTGLGAGIINNGRLLAGKHGGAGEFGMISYLDKNMEYYVSGRFFEHVYKTQGEIVYRRAVEGDIEASYMYDDFGRHLGEAIKLVLYVLDTECIVIGGALKAAFSFYARSMWETVRGFAFQRSVPELKIAASVLPGSNVLGAAALHLSPRTNSRVNN; this is encoded by the coding sequence ATGGAGATAATAGGAATTGACCTCGGCGGCACCAACTTACGCGCCGGCGTTGTAAGGGACGGCGTTCTTCAGCCGGTTGTTTCGCGGCCGCTGAAGGCCCGGGGAAGCCGCCTTGAAGTGACAGAACAGATTTTCGGGATAATAGATGAAATGATAGATGACGATACAACAGCCATTGGCATTGGTGTGCCGGGGCTGGTGGACCCTGTCAGCAGGATATTGTACGACGTGGTGAATATCCCGGCTATCAATGAAACAGACCTCCGTGGGATATTGGAACAACGGTACCGCCTACCCGTAAAAATAGAAAACGATGCCAATTGTTTTGCCCTGGGAGAGTACCATTTCGGCGTTGCGCAGCCTTACAGATCTGTTGTCGGGTTGACGATAGGGACCGGACTGGGCGCAGGGATTATCAATAATGGCAGATTGCTGGCCGGAAAACACGGAGGGGCGGGAGAATTCGGGATGATCAGTTATCTCGACAAAAATATGGAGTACTATGTCAGCGGCCGTTTTTTTGAGCATGTGTACAAGACGCAGGGGGAGATAGTTTACAGAAGGGCGGTGGAGGGAGATATTGAAGCGTCTTATATGTATGATGATTTTGGCAGGCATCTGGGAGAAGCCATTAAACTGGTCCTCTATGTATTGGATACGGAGTGTATTGTTATTGGCGGTGCGCTAAAAGCGGCATTTTCCTTTTATGCCAGAAGCATGTGGGAAACGGTGCGTGGCTTTGCCTTTCAGCGTTCTGTGCCCGAGCTGAAAATAGCAGCGTCTGTCCTGCCGGGCAGCAATGTGTTGGGCGCAGCGGCCCTGCATCTGTCGCCACGGACGAATAGCCGGGTTAATAACTAA
- a CDS encoding 6-phosphogluconolactonase: MEIRIYPTYDDLSAKAAEQLLLLMAGYDKPLLCPASGDTPAGLYKVLSERYQERKEDMSAWSFVGLDEWVGLNGSDEGSCRYFIDKTLFRPLQVTSERICFFDGRSANLSKECVDAEQFISERNGIDVAVLGVGMNGHIAMNEPGCSVDGRAQIVTLHPVTKLVGQKYFTQHLELEEGITLGMGTLMESKHIILIVSGKHKSRIVRKMLGEPATNELPASLLLRHPSVTVFLDEDAASGLSNQDLHGDNRN; the protein is encoded by the coding sequence ATGGAAATAAGGATTTATCCTACATATGACGACCTTTCTGCGAAGGCGGCGGAACAACTGTTGCTGTTGATGGCCGGTTATGATAAGCCGTTGCTATGTCCCGCCTCCGGCGATACGCCGGCAGGATTGTACAAAGTATTGTCAGAGAGATACCAGGAGAGGAAAGAAGACATGTCTGCCTGGAGTTTTGTGGGGCTGGACGAGTGGGTGGGCCTCAACGGCAGTGATGAAGGAAGTTGCCGGTATTTCATTGACAAGACGTTGTTTCGTCCGTTGCAGGTGACCAGCGAACGTATTTGTTTTTTTGACGGTCGTTCTGCTAACCTGTCCAAAGAATGCGTTGACGCGGAACAATTTATCAGTGAGCGGAACGGCATAGACGTAGCTGTCCTGGGGGTGGGCATGAACGGGCATATTGCCATGAACGAGCCCGGATGTTCAGTGGACGGCCGGGCACAGATTGTAACGCTGCATCCTGTGACAAAACTGGTGGGGCAGAAATATTTTACGCAACACCTCGAGCTGGAAGAAGGGATCACTTTGGGAATGGGCACCCTGATGGAAAGTAAACATATCATTTTGATCGTGAGCGGTAAACACAAATCCAGGATTGTACGGAAGATGCTGGGAGAGCCGGCTACAAATGAGCTGCCTGCGAGCCTGCTGTTGCGTCACCCGTCGGTGACTGTTTTTTTGGATGAAGATGCTGCTTCCGGTCTGTCAAATCAGGATTTACATGGAGATAATAGGAATTGA
- a CDS encoding Gfo/Idh/MocA family protein → MKQVKVALLGAGFIADIHMESYARFVPEAEIVAVYARNAEKAGAFAAKHHIAQHFSSIDELINNADFDVVDICLPNFLHKEATLKAAAAGKHIIIEKPLAVTLEEADEMIAACEKANVKLMYAEELCFAPKYERARALVEEGAVGEIYMLKQSEKHSGPHSDWFYDVNQSGGGVLMDMGCHGIAWFRWMLKNNKAVSVMASMKTVLHKERTKGEDNSVVIIEFENGVTGVVENSWAKHGGMDDRSEIYGTGGVAYADLFVGNSVLAYSRNGYGYAMEKTDTTVGWSFCIFEEAFNQGYPQELKHFIDCVLHDREPLVTGKDGRAVLEIIYAAYASAGEGKKIMLPFDQRVEKPIDLWLKPSPKS, encoded by the coding sequence ATGAAACAGGTAAAAGTTGCCTTATTAGGCGCCGGATTTATTGCTGATATTCACATGGAAAGTTATGCCCGGTTTGTGCCGGAAGCGGAAATAGTGGCGGTTTATGCGCGTAATGCCGAAAAAGCCGGTGCCTTTGCTGCCAAACATCATATCGCGCAGCACTTCTCTTCTATCGATGAGCTGATCAACAATGCCGACTTTGATGTGGTGGATATCTGTCTCCCTAACTTCCTGCATAAGGAAGCCACCTTAAAGGCCGCTGCCGCGGGGAAACACATTATTATAGAAAAACCGCTGGCTGTTACACTGGAAGAAGCCGATGAAATGATCGCTGCCTGCGAAAAGGCCAACGTGAAACTGATGTATGCGGAAGAACTTTGTTTTGCGCCCAAATATGAACGCGCCCGTGCATTGGTGGAAGAAGGCGCTGTAGGGGAGATTTATATGTTAAAACAGTCGGAGAAACATTCCGGCCCGCATTCCGACTGGTTTTACGATGTAAATCAGTCTGGCGGCGGCGTATTGATGGACATGGGGTGCCATGGCATCGCCTGGTTCCGGTGGATGCTGAAAAACAATAAGGCGGTGAGCGTGATGGCATCTATGAAAACAGTGCTCCATAAAGAACGAACAAAAGGAGAAGACAATTCTGTTGTGATCATAGAATTTGAAAACGGCGTCACCGGTGTAGTGGAAAACTCCTGGGCCAAACACGGCGGCATGGACGACCGCAGCGAAATTTACGGAACAGGGGGCGTGGCCTATGCCGATTTGTTCGTGGGCAATTCGGTATTGGCGTATAGCCGCAACGGTTATGGCTATGCCATGGAGAAAACAGATACCACGGTGGGCTGGAGCTTCTGTATTTTTGAAGAAGCGTTTAACCAGGGATACCCGCAGGAACTGAAGCACTTTATTGATTGCGTGTTACACGACCGCGAACCGCTGGTGACCGGAAAAGACGGCCGGGCCGTACTGGAAATTATCTATGCCGCCTATGCTTCTGCCGGGGAAGGCAAAAAAATCATGCTTCCGTTTGACCAGCGGGTGGAGAAGCCTATCGACTTGTGGCTGAAACCATCTCCCAAATCATAA
- a CDS encoding family 16 glycosylhydrolase — MKKSIYGLLVIVAGCCYMATAQAQSVKRHKKWKLTWSDEFNYTGLPDSTKWGYQTGKSGWGNNELQFYTAADTNNAKVENGNLYITARNSGSGDHQYTSARMTTQHKGDWKYGKLEVKAKLPKGRGLWPAIWMLPTGNEYGGWPESGEIDVMEHVGYMKDSIFGSLHSKTYNHIIGTQKTKGIFIKNPYDKFHVYAVEWTPDHITFLLDGKVYYQVANEHKGHEGWPFDKKFYLLLNVAVGGNWGGKEGVDETVFPAAMQIDYVRMYDMADQ, encoded by the coding sequence ATGAAAAAAAGTATTTATGGTCTTTTAGTGATAGTGGCGGGATGCTGCTATATGGCCACAGCACAGGCGCAGTCGGTTAAACGGCATAAGAAATGGAAATTGACCTGGAGTGATGAATTTAACTACACCGGGCTGCCGGACAGCACCAAATGGGGATATCAAACGGGTAAGTCAGGCTGGGGAAATAACGAGCTGCAGTTTTATACCGCCGCAGATACCAATAACGCCAAAGTGGAGAATGGCAACCTGTACATCACCGCCAGGAATTCCGGCAGCGGCGATCATCAATACACTTCAGCGAGGATGACCACCCAACATAAAGGGGACTGGAAATATGGCAAGCTGGAGGTGAAGGCCAAACTCCCCAAAGGAAGAGGGCTGTGGCCTGCCATCTGGATGTTGCCTACAGGAAATGAGTATGGCGGATGGCCGGAGAGCGGCGAGATAGATGTAATGGAACATGTAGGATATATGAAGGACAGTATCTTCGGTAGCCTGCACAGCAAAACCTACAATCATATCATCGGCACACAGAAAACAAAGGGCATCTTCATTAAAAATCCTTATGATAAATTTCATGTGTACGCTGTTGAATGGACACCGGACCATATCACCTTCCTGCTCGACGGGAAGGTGTATTACCAGGTGGCCAATGAACACAAAGGCCATGAGGGATGGCCTTTTGATAAAAAGTTCTACCTGTTGCTGAACGTGGCTGTTGGCGGTAACTGGGGAGGTAAGGAAGGTGTGGACGAGACAGTGTTCCCGGCTGCGATGCAGATAGATTATGTAAGAATGTATGACATGGCGGACCAGTGA
- a CDS encoding RagB/SusD family nutrient uptake outer membrane protein, whose amino-acid sequence MKSYISIFFLIILVSTGCSKFLDRPLENQPQATNIDYTDLSLMYQPVSGVYRTAASGTFAKWISVAIRSSHSDDVAPGNDDAGQNAIHNFQSDVTVKSYWGINDMWISMYSVVLGANSALAELDKFGKNIPANDADKMKLLAKYQAEVRFYRALAHFWLCRTYGAVPILGIESNDPTTLGAATKSTVEEVKKHVIAEMDFCIANLEDARPNAATHIGAVTKYTALMLKAKAAMDLAGNNNGSPYWDVVLDCTNQIVNSGKFSLFNDYYQLFKKPGKLCDESILELQYSDFGKSTGDIVISGGPGEEWGNFFFFQGPENTYSPVITGPGWMVPTQKAVDFLTSRNDSIRLKTTIQYCGVNGVPGTYSVTPDGDTISGNASRKKYFNGKAYSPRSQMTPDRIDYYGANNNVRIMRYAEVLLMNAEAKIRKGQSGDAAVNQVRNRVKLASLSNVTLQQVLDERHAELICEWWGERFNDLVRTDQAATVLPGFVKGQSEFIPIPQAQEDVNPRLK is encoded by the coding sequence ATGAAAAGCTATATATCGATCTTTTTTCTGATCATACTTGTATCTACGGGCTGTTCCAAGTTTTTAGACCGCCCGCTGGAAAATCAGCCACAGGCTACCAATATCGACTATACGGATTTATCGCTGATGTACCAGCCGGTGTCTGGTGTGTACAGAACAGCTGCCAGTGGCACCTTTGCCAAATGGATCAGTGTCGCCATCCGTTCCTCGCACAGTGATGACGTAGCGCCGGGCAATGATGACGCCGGACAGAACGCCATCCATAATTTTCAGAGTGATGTGACCGTAAAAAGCTACTGGGGCATCAACGACATGTGGATCAGCATGTATTCTGTAGTATTGGGCGCCAACAGCGCGCTGGCCGAATTGGATAAATTCGGAAAGAACATCCCGGCCAACGATGCGGACAAGATGAAACTGCTGGCAAAATATCAGGCGGAAGTCCGCTTTTACAGAGCGCTGGCCCATTTCTGGCTTTGCAGGACCTACGGCGCCGTCCCTATTCTTGGCATAGAAAGCAACGACCCTACCACCCTGGGCGCTGCCACCAAAAGCACCGTGGAAGAAGTGAAAAAACATGTTATTGCTGAAATGGATTTTTGTATTGCCAACCTGGAAGACGCCCGTCCCAATGCGGCCACCCACATCGGCGCCGTGACCAAATACACCGCGCTGATGTTAAAGGCGAAAGCGGCCATGGACCTGGCCGGCAATAACAACGGTAGCCCTTACTGGGACGTGGTGCTGGATTGCACCAACCAGATCGTTAACAGCGGTAAGTTCTCACTCTTTAATGATTATTACCAGCTGTTTAAAAAGCCCGGTAAGTTATGTGATGAATCCATCCTGGAACTGCAATATTCCGACTTCGGAAAGTCTACCGGTGATATCGTTATCTCCGGTGGCCCCGGTGAAGAATGGGGCAACTTCTTTTTCTTCCAGGGCCCGGAAAACACCTACAGTCCTGTCATTACCGGTCCGGGTTGGATGGTGCCCACGCAAAAGGCAGTGGATTTCCTGACTTCACGTAACGACAGTATCCGCCTGAAAACAACGATCCAGTACTGCGGTGTCAACGGAGTTCCCGGCACTTATTCGGTTACACCTGATGGTGATACCATTTCAGGCAACGCTTCCAGGAAGAAATACTTTAACGGAAAAGCCTATTCTCCCCGCTCACAAATGACGCCTGACAGGATAGATTATTATGGCGCAAATAATAACGTTCGTATCATGCGTTATGCAGAAGTGCTGCTCATGAATGCGGAAGCCAAAATCCGTAAGGGACAGAGCGGCGATGCAGCAGTGAACCAGGTGAGGAACCGCGTGAAGCTGGCATCACTTTCCAATGTAACATTGCAGCAGGTGCTGGACGAACGCCATGCAGAACTGATTTGCGAATGGTGGGGTGAAAGGTTCAACGACCTGGTGAGAACAGACCAGGCCGCAACGGTGCTGCCAGGTTTTGTAAAGGGACAAAGTGAGTTCATTCCCATCCCGCAGGCACAGGAAGATGTAAACCCAAGACTCAAATAA